The Dreissena polymorpha isolate Duluth1 chromosome 10, UMN_Dpol_1.0, whole genome shotgun sequence genome includes a region encoding these proteins:
- the LOC127848525 gene encoding uncharacterized protein LOC127848525: MPTHLSFEDVKSCDSKLWDILKSSDVGAWRTSVPVSVKQQAVRLFCMTQRAAEEKELLISEMKSTLHFFSNEHSGLLNKVLDNVKGDMPVIIKEGLYVEMKFNSLLKAFQSYLPDLTPTLLSDFAQKVGLTSVQEARISEINYGNLPEYELEPSEPTDVILSDEDFTDSDSDNDSDGDN; the protein is encoded by the coding sequence ATGCCGACACATTTGTCATTTGAAGATGTAAAGTCGTGCGACAGCAAGCTGTGGGACATTTTGAAGTCATCAGATGTAGGTGCTTGGAGGACCAGTGTGCCTGTGTCTGTAAAACAGCAAGCTGTTCGCCTGTTTTGCATGACACAGAGAGCTGCAGAAGAAAAGgaacttttgatttcagaaatgaAGTCAACATTACATTTCTTTTCCAATGAACATTCAGGTCTTTTAAACAAGGTCCTGGATAATGTTAAAGGAGACATGCCAGTCATCATCAAAGAAGGGCTTTATgtggaaatgaaatttaattcatTACTGAAGGCATTCCAGTCATATCTCCCAGACTTAACACCGACTTTGCTTTCTGATTTTGCACAAAAGGTTGGTCTAACCAGCGTTCAAGAGGCTcgtatttctgaaataaattatggAAACTTACCAGAATACGAGTTAGAACCCTCTGAACCAACTGATGTAATACTCAGTGATGAGGATTTTACAGACAGTGATAGTGACAATGACTCTGATGGtgacaattaa